From a region of the Coffea arabica cultivar ET-39 chromosome 3e, Coffea Arabica ET-39 HiFi, whole genome shotgun sequence genome:
- the LOC113704563 gene encoding receptor-like protein EIX2: protein MVTSLQYHATTGCIPVEREAIITFKEALIDPSNRLASWTGEDCCAWPGVTCNNKTGNVVRLDLRNGECYEEGETAILTENSSCLGGKISPSLLKLQHLNYLDLSMNNFQGSLIPEFLGSFEELSYLNLSYASFEGLVPSHLGNLSNLQYLDLYDLRALVSDLHWLQGLSSLKHLNMGYVNLSLASDHWLQAVNMLPCLSELRLESCELRNIPQTLSTLNFTSLSVLNLYFNDIDSTIPQWFSNLTTFSEIDLSYNNVEGHISKLFAGLSPSNGSLEALYLHYNELSGQLPDHLQIFKELRYFYLSNNLISGSIPASIGSLRSLEVLDLSYNPINGSISESIGELTGLKHLYLFQDSREGSLSQKHFHRLNNLETLALSSSSKQLFLNVSNDWIPPFNLKFMRITNYQIGDRFPTWLKTQKQLSTLYLQGVGLSETVPNWFWELTPQIIRLDISDNRIAGVLPKSLEFPRGAWVDFSSNRFEGPLPLWSNVSYLSLANNSISGSIPENIGEQMPYMTYLNLSGNFMNGEIPLSMGKMKYLTELYLSNNKFSGEIHDNWGNSQALLIIDLSMNNLSGNLPSSMFLPTYILWLKLNGNNLSGELPFGTTINSTYLSLLDLGDNRFSGKIPRWIGERLTSLTVLRLRNNKFIGSIPQELCSLQMLHVLDFADNDLSGHLPICLGNLSGFHDVMLYHKVPPDVPYAFIPQVELVVKGREMAYTKTLKLVNIIDLSSNHLQGDIPEEVSNLLALGTLNLSRNQFTGKIPKKIGSLGLLETFDLSWNSLSGSIPPAMSHMTSLNFLNLSHNNLSGPIPSTNQFLTFQDPSIYGGNPGLCGEPLPTKCQILTGQNSNGKGQIDDDKNEKMHEKFWLFFLTGLGYALGFCGSLVMTTFWRQCLLKVLG from the coding sequence ATGGTAACTAGCCTTCAATACCATGCAACTACTGGATGCATCCCAGTTGAAAGGGAAGCAATCATCACTTTTAAAGAAGCTCTAATAGATCCTTCAAATCGGCTTGCATCCTGGACTGGTGAAGACTGCTGTGCATGGCCTGGTGTAACCTGCAACAACAAAACAGGTAATGTAGTAAGGCTTGACCTTAGAAATGGGGAGTGTTATGAAGAAGGTGAAACTGCTATCCTCACTGAAAATTCTTCGTGCTTGGGTGGTAAGATTAGTCCTTCTTTGCTTAAGTTGCAGCATTTAAACTACTTGGACTTGAGCATGAATAATTTCCAGGGGAGCCTTATTCCAGAATTTTTAGGCTCGTTTGAGGAATTGAGTTACCTCAATCTCTCTTATGCATCTTTTGAGGGACTAGTTCCTTCCCATCTTGGAAACCTGTCAAACCTGCAGTATCTTGATTTGTATGATCTGAGAGCACTTGTTTCTGATTTGCACTGGCTCCAAGGTCTTTCTTCTTTGAAACACCTCAACATGGGATATGTCAACCTTAGTTTGGCATCTGATCACTGGCTTCAAGCTGTTAACATGCTTCCTTGTCTTTCAGAATTGAGACTAGAATCCTGTGAGCTTCGCAACATTCCCCAAACTCTATCCACTTTGAATTTCACTTCCCTGTCTGTCCTGAACCTGTACTTCAATGACATAGACTCCACCATACCTCAGTGGTTCTCTAATCTCACTACCTTTTCTGAGATTGATCTATCATACAACAACGTTGAAGGCCATATAAGCAAACTATTTGCTGGCCTATCTCCCAGCAATGGTAGCTTAGAGGCACTCTATTTACATTATAATGAACTAAGTGGACAGCTACCAGATCATTTACAAATCTTCAAGGAACTAAGGTACTTTTACCTTTCAAACAACTTGATCTCAGGCTCTATTCCGGCATCAATAGGAAGTTTGAGGAGCTTGGAGGTATTAGACCTCAGTTACAATCCGATAAATGGTTCGATTTCAGAAAGCATTGGAGAGTTAACAGGATTAAAGCACTTGTATCTCTTTCAGGATTCCAGAGAAGGTTCTCTATCCCAGAAACATTTTCACAGGCTAAATAATTTGGAAACTCTGGCTCTATCATCTTCAAGCAAACAGCTTTTCTTAAATGTGAGCAACGACTGGATTCCTCCTTTCAATCTAAAATTCATGAGAATCACCAATTACCAAATTGGTGATAGATTCCCAACTTGGCTGAAGACTCAAAAGCAACTGTCCACACTCTATCTTCAAGGGGTAGGCCTCTCAGAAACTGTACCGAATTGGTTTTGGGAATTAACCCCTCAAATAATCAGGTTAGATATCTCTGATAACCGGATAGCTGGAGTGCTCCCGAAATCACTGGAATTTCCAAGGGGTGCATGGGTGGACTTCAGCTCAAATCGGTTCGAAGGCCCTCTTCCTTTATGGAGCAATGTGTCATATCTGAGTTTGGCCAACAATTCGATATCAGGATCGATCCCGGAGAACATTGGTGAACAAATGCCATACATGACTTACCTTAATCTGTCAGGTAACTTTATGAATGGTGAGATACCCTTGTCCATGGGGAAGATGAAGTATTTGACTGAGCTGTATTTGTCAAACAACAAATTTTCTGGAGAAATCCATGATAACTGGGGGAACTCACAAGCTCTCTTAATTATTGATCTGTCAATGAATAACCTTTCAGGCAATCTTCCTAGTTCAATGTTTTTACCAACTTACATTCTCTGGTTGAAATTGAATGGGAACAATCTTTCCGGAGAACTCCCATTCGGAACAACAATAAACTCTACATACTTGAGTCTGCTTGATCTTGGAGACAATAGATTTTCCGGGAAAATACCAAGATGGATTGGAGAAAGGCTAACCTCACTCACAGTGCTAAGGTTGCGAAACAATAAGTTCATAGGCAGCATACCTCAGGAGTTGTGCAGTCTTCAGATGCtacatgtcttggactttgcaGACAATGATCTATCAGGACATCTTCCTATCTGTTTGGGCAATTTGAGTGGCTTCCATGATGTGATGTTGTACCACAAAGTACCACCAGATGTACCTTATGCATTTATACCTCAAGTAGAATTGGTTGTGAAAGGGAGAGAAATGGCGTACACAAAAACACTTAAGCTTGTGAACATTATTGATCTTTCAAGCAATCATTTGCAAGGAGACATTCCAGAAGAGGTAAGCAATCTCTTAGCTCTGGGAACcttaaatttatctagaaacCAGTTCACAGGGAAGATACCGAAAAAGATTGGCAGTTTAGGCCTGTTGGAAACTTTTGACCTCTCATGGAACTCTCTCTCTGGTAGTATTCCTCCTGCCATGTCTCACATGACCTCATTAAACTTTTTGAATTTGTCTCATAACAACTTATCTGGACCAATTCCATCAACCAACCAGTTCCTTACATTTCAAGATCCCTCTATTTATGGTGGTAATCCTGGACTTTGTGGGGAACCATTGCCTACAAAATGCCAGATCCTCACTGGCCAAAACAGCAATGGGAAAGGACAGATTGATGATGACAAGaacgaaaaaatgcatgaaaaattttgGCTCTTCTTTTTAACAGGATTGGGATATGCATTGGGATTTTGTGGAAGTTTGGTGATGACAACTTTCTGGAGACAATGCCTGCTTAAAGTTCTAGGATAA
- the LOC113703913 gene encoding small ribosomal subunit protein eS8, whose amino-acid sequence MGISRDSMHKRRATGGKKKAWRKKRKYELGRQAANTKLSSDKTVRRIRVRGGNVKWRALRLDTGNYSWGSEAVTRKTRILDVVYNASNNELVRTQTLVKSAIVQVDAAPFKQWYLQHYGVDIGRKKKAVVVKKEGEEGEGAAATEETKKSNHVLRKIEKRQKERKLDAHIEEQFGSGRLLACISSRPGQCGRADGYILEGKELEFYMKKIQRKKGKSTGTA is encoded by the exons ATGG GTATTTCACGTGATTCTATGCACAAGAGACGTGCCACTGGTGGCAAGAAGAAGGCCTGGAGGAAGAAGAGAAA GTATGAGCTTGGTCGTCAAGCTGCAAATACTAAACTGTCAAGCGACAAGACAGTGAGGAGAATCCGAGTGAGAGGGGGCAATGTCAAGTGGAGGGCTCTCAGATTGGATACTGGAAACTATTCTTGGGGAAGTGAAGCTGTCACCCGCAAAACTCGTATCCTTGATGTCGTCTACAATGCCTCTAACAATGAACTTGTGAGAACTCAAACCCTAGTGAAAAGTGCCATTGTTCAGGTGGATGCTGCCCCATTCAAGCAATGGTACCTTCAGCACTATGGTGTTGATATTGGCAGGAAGAAGAAGGCAGTGGTTGTGAAGAAGGAAGGAGAG GAAGGTGAAGGTGCTGCAGCAACTGAGGAAACCAAGAAAAGTAACCATGTTCTCAGGAAGATTGAGAAGCGCCAGAAAGAGCGTAAGCTTGATGCCCACATTGAAGAACAATTTGGATCTGGTAGGTTGTTGGCTTGCATTTCTTCCCGACCGGGTCAGTGTGGAAGAGCGGATGG ATATATCTTGGAAGGAAAGGAACTGGAATTTTATATGAAGAAGATCCAGAGGAAGAAGGGTAAGAGTACTGGTACTGCCTAA